One segment of Bacteroides caecimuris DNA contains the following:
- a CDS encoding tetratricopeptide repeat protein — translation MKKILFFILLSMSLTCFAQDPLSIDSKQTNGTDSIRASHTTFSSNTLEDATKAEGDSAYIKEDYAAAIQIYEALLKNGEAAAVYYNLGNSYYKIGEIAKAVLNYERALLLQPGNGDIRANLEVARAKTIDKVEPVPEVFFVSWIKSLTNSMSVDAWATWGIVSFILLIIALYFFIFSKQIVLKKVGFISGIVFLIVTICSNLFASRQKEHLVNRNEAIVMNPSVTVRSTPSESGTSLFILHEGRKVSVKDNSMKEWKEIRLEDGKVGWIPASAIEVI, via the coding sequence ATGAAAAAGATATTATTTTTTATATTACTATCAATGTCACTTACTTGTTTTGCACAAGATCCGTTAAGCATTGATTCTAAACAAACCAATGGTACTGATTCTATCCGCGCTTCACATACCACATTTTCCAGTAACACACTGGAAGATGCCACAAAAGCTGAAGGCGATTCCGCATATATAAAAGAAGATTATGCAGCAGCTATTCAAATATATGAAGCATTATTAAAAAATGGAGAAGCTGCTGCCGTTTATTACAATTTGGGAAATAGTTATTATAAAATAGGAGAGATAGCGAAAGCTGTTTTAAATTATGAGCGTGCCTTGTTGTTGCAACCAGGAAATGGCGATATACGTGCTAATCTTGAAGTGGCACGCGCAAAGACAATAGACAAAGTGGAGCCTGTTCCTGAAGTGTTCTTTGTTTCATGGATCAAGTCTCTGACAAATAGCATGAGTGTAGATGCATGGGCCACATGGGGTATTGTTTCCTTTATTCTATTAATTATAGCTCTTTACTTTTTTATATTCTCTAAACAGATTGTGTTAAAGAAAGTAGGCTTCATATCAGGAATCGTTTTTCTGATTGTCACCATTTGCTCTAATCTTTTCGCTTCACGACAAAAAGAACATTTAGTCAATCGAAATGAAGCTATAGTAATGAACCCAAGTGTAACAGTTAGAAGTACTCCAAGCGAAAGCGGTACCAGCTTGTTTATTCTCCATGAAGGGAGAAAGGTAAGTGTCAAAGATAATTCCATGAAAGAATGGAAAGAAATTCGGCTGGAAGATGGAAAAGTTGGATGGATACCAGCCTCCGCTATTGAGGTAATATAA
- a CDS encoding DUF58 domain-containing protein, whose translation METSEILKKVRQIEIKTRGLSNNIFAGQYHSAFKGRGMSFSEVREYQFGDDIRDIDWNVTARFNKPYVKVFEEERELTVMLMVDVSGSLEFGTIKQLKKDMVTEIAATLAFSAIQNNDKIGVIFFSDRIEKFIPPKKGRKHILYIIRELIDFQPESRRTNIRLALEYLTNVMKRRCTAFILSDFIDQDSFKNALTIANRKHDVVALQVYDRRVSELPPVGLMRIKDAETGHEQWIDTSSKAVRRAHRDWWIQKQTELNDTFTKSNVDAVSVRTDQDYVKALLNLFAKRN comes from the coding sequence ATGGAAACAAGTGAAATACTAAAAAAAGTTCGCCAAATTGAAATAAAGACACGAGGATTGTCTAACAATATCTTTGCAGGCCAATATCATTCGGCTTTCAAGGGTAGGGGTATGTCATTTTCGGAAGTTCGTGAATATCAATTCGGTGATGATATACGTGACATAGACTGGAATGTGACTGCGCGCTTTAATAAACCTTATGTGAAAGTGTTTGAAGAAGAACGCGAACTGACAGTTATGTTAATGGTCGATGTTTCCGGAAGTTTGGAATTTGGTACGATCAAGCAGTTGAAGAAAGATATGGTAACGGAAATCGCTGCCACGCTTGCTTTCTCTGCTATCCAGAACAATGATAAAATTGGTGTGATTTTCTTTTCAGACCGGATAGAAAAGTTTATTCCTCCCAAAAAAGGACGTAAGCATATCTTATATATTATCCGTGAATTGATTGATTTTCAGCCGGAAAGCCGTCGTACAAATATTCGTCTTGCCTTAGAATATTTGACAAACGTGATGAAAAGACGTTGCACCGCATTTATCTTATCAGACTTTATTGATCAGGACAGCTTTAAGAATGCACTGACCATTGCTAATAGAAAACATGATGTAGTAGCATTACAAGTGTACGACAGGAGGGTTAGTGAGCTTCCCCCAGTAGGACTGATGCGAATCAAAGATGCGGAAACTGGACATGAACAATGGATTGATACCTCTTCCAAAGCTGTACGCCGGGCACATCGTGACTGGTGGATACAAAAGCAGACTGAACTTAACGATACTTTTACTAAAAGTAACGTGGATGCTGTATCTGTCAGAACCGATCAGGATTACGTAAAGGCATTGTTGAATTTATTTGCCAAACGAAATTAA
- a CDS encoding vWA domain-containing protein: protein MVFANIEYLFLLLLLIPYIVWYILKQKKSEATLQISDARVYAHTPKSYKNYLLHAPFLLRCLALVLVILVLARPQTTNKWQNSEIEGIDIMLAIDVSTSMLAEDLKPNRLEAAKDVAAEFINGRPNDNIGITLFAGETFTQCPLTVDHAVLLDMIHNIKCGLITDGTAVGMGIANAVTRLKDSKAKSKVIILLTDGTNNKGDISPMTAAEIAKSFGIRVYTIGVGTNGMAPYPYPVGNTVQYVSMPVEIDEKTLTEIAGTTDGNYFRATSNSKLKEVYEEIDKLEKTKLNVKEYSKRDEEYHLFALAAFLCVLLEVLLRNSVLKKIP, encoded by the coding sequence ATGGTTTTTGCCAATATTGAATATCTGTTTTTGCTATTATTGCTTATACCGTATATTGTATGGTATATCCTGAAGCAAAAGAAAAGTGAAGCAACTCTTCAAATTTCAGATGCCCGGGTATATGCGCATACACCTAAAAGTTATAAGAATTATTTGTTGCATGCTCCATTTCTATTACGCTGCCTTGCTTTAGTACTGGTTATTTTGGTTCTTGCACGCCCGCAAACTACTAATAAGTGGCAGAACAGTGAGATAGAAGGAATTGATATTATGCTGGCTATCGACGTTTCTACCAGTATGCTGGCTGAAGACTTGAAGCCGAACAGACTGGAAGCTGCTAAAGACGTAGCTGCAGAGTTTATCAATGGACGTCCCAATGATAATATCGGTATTACATTATTTGCAGGAGAAACTTTCACCCAATGTCCGTTGACTGTAGACCATGCTGTATTGTTGGATATGATACATAATATCAAATGTGGTCTTATCACTGACGGTACTGCTGTCGGTATGGGTATTGCAAATGCTGTAACCCGCTTAAAAGATAGCAAAGCGAAATCCAAAGTTATTATCTTATTGACGGATGGTACAAATAACAAAGGAGATATTTCTCCTATGACAGCAGCAGAAATAGCAAAAAGCTTTGGTATTCGTGTATATACTATCGGAGTAGGTACCAATGGAATGGCTCCTTATCCTTATCCAGTCGGAAATACGGTGCAATATGTAAGTATGCCGGTAGAAATTGATGAAAAAACATTGACAGAGATTGCCGGAACGACAGATGGTAACTATTTCCGGGCTACGAGCAACTCAAAGCTTAAAGAAGTATATGAAGAAATTGATAAACTGGAAAAGACGAAACTGAATGTAAAAGAGTATAGTAAGCGGGACGAAGAATATCATTTGTTTGCTTTAGCAGCTTTCCTCTGTGTCTTGTTGGAAGTACTATTACGCAATTCGGTACTCAAGAAAATTCCATAA
- a CDS encoding HU family DNA-binding protein yields the protein MNERLTIQDLTDLLAAKHSMTKKDAEAFVKEFFLLIEQALENEKTVKIKGLGTFKLIDVDSRESVNVNTGERFQIKGHTKVSFSPDTNLRDTINKPFAHFETVVLNENTILEDTPIEDTEEEEVEEETSAQTVLNEVGEGTALLVTEEYESTDDELSEEELIQEEQITAQPSVKDSIEESVIIENVSTVEESIEPSSHVGLKETSTETDIEEKVEQLKDEEVPEEEVAIAEQEPAVPIIPSAKKETIKPVKLEQVSQPTSKKTASVKEKSPIPYLIAVIVIVLLLCGGVILFIYYPDLFSSSPDKNALDMPPITTQPVQPETQLSDTIEQKDTIKEITPDAPKVVTPTSPVAQKEGTVPAKAEPQPAPRQPATSVYLDSASYKITGTKTKYTIKEGETLTKVSLRFYGTKAMWPYIVKHNPKAIKNPNNVPYGTIIEIPELTKE from the coding sequence ATGAATGAAAGACTAACAATTCAAGACCTTACTGACTTATTGGCAGCCAAACATAGCATGACCAAGAAAGACGCCGAAGCGTTTGTTAAAGAGTTTTTTCTCTTGATAGAACAAGCTTTGGAGAATGAGAAGACTGTAAAAATCAAAGGATTGGGAACTTTCAAACTTATTGATGTAGATAGCCGGGAAAGTGTCAATGTCAACACAGGAGAACGTTTCCAGATAAAGGGGCATACGAAAGTCTCATTTTCTCCAGATACAAATCTAAGAGATACAATAAATAAACCTTTTGCACACTTTGAGACTGTTGTATTGAATGAAAATACAATTCTGGAAGATACTCCGATAGAAGATACAGAGGAAGAAGAAGTTGAAGAAGAAACGTCAGCACAAACTGTATTGAATGAGGTTGGTGAGGGTACAGCCCTCCTTGTAACAGAGGAATATGAAAGCACTGATGATGAACTTTCAGAAGAAGAGTTGATTCAGGAAGAGCAAATAACTGCTCAACCATCTGTGAAAGATTCCATTGAGGAATCTGTTATCATAGAGAATGTATCTACGGTAGAAGAATCTATTGAACCATCCTCTCATGTAGGGCTTAAAGAGACCAGCACAGAAACTGATATCGAAGAAAAAGTCGAACAGCTGAAAGATGAAGAAGTCCCGGAAGAGGAAGTCGCAATTGCAGAACAAGAACCAGCAGTACCTATAATACCTTCTGCTAAAAAAGAAACGATAAAACCGGTCAAATTAGAACAAGTATCCCAACCAACTTCTAAAAAAACAGCTTCAGTAAAGGAAAAATCTCCTATACCTTATTTAATAGCTGTTATTGTAATTGTTTTGTTATTATGTGGAGGTGTTATCCTGTTTATTTATTACCCAGATTTATTTTCTTCTTCACCTGACAAGAATGCACTGGATATGCCACCTATAACAACTCAACCAGTTCAACCGGAAACACAACTTTCCGATACAATTGAACAGAAGGATACCATAAAAGAAATAACACCTGATGCGCCTAAAGTTGTTACGCCCACATCACCTGTTGCTCAAAAAGAAGGAACTGTTCCTGCCAAAGCAGAACCTCAGCCAGCTCCACGGCAACCCGCTACATCTGTTTATTTGGATTCAGCATCTTATAAAATTACAGGAACCAAAACGAAATATACAATCAAAGAAGGAGAAACTTTGACTAAAGTTTCCTTGCGTTTTTATGGTACAAAAGCAATGTGGCCATACATCGTGAAGCACAATCCGAAGGCTATTAAGAACCCCAATAACGTACCATACGGCACAATAATCGAAATACCGGAACTTACAAAAGAATAA
- a CDS encoding VWA domain-containing protein, with amino-acid sequence MFRFGEPTYLYLLLLLPFLAAFYLYSNYKRRKNIRRFGDPTLLAQLMPDVSKYRPDVKFWIIFVAIGLFSVLLARPQFGSKLETVKRKGVEVIIALDISNSMLAQDVQPSRLEKAKRLISRLVDELDNDKVGMIVFAGDAFTQLPITSDYISAKMFLESINPSLISKQGTAIGEAINLAARSFTPQEGVGRAIIVITDGENHEGGAVEAAKAAAEKGIQVSVLGVGMPDGAPILVEGTNDYRRDREGNVIVTRLNEAMCQEIAKEGKGIYVRVDNSNSAQRAINQEVNKMAKSDVESKVYTEFNEQFQAIAWVILLLLLAEILILDRKNPLFKNIHLFSNKK; translated from the coding sequence ATGTTTCGATTTGGAGAACCTACATATTTATACTTATTGCTGTTATTACCTTTTTTAGCAGCTTTCTACTTGTATTCCAACTACAAGAGAAGAAAAAATATCCGACGCTTCGGGGACCCGACTTTATTGGCTCAATTGATGCCCGATGTATCCAAATATCGTCCGGATGTAAAATTCTGGATTATTTTTGTTGCTATTGGCTTGTTCTCCGTATTATTAGCACGCCCCCAATTCGGTTCTAAGCTGGAAACGGTTAAGCGTAAAGGAGTAGAGGTAATTATAGCTTTGGATATTTCAAACTCTATGTTAGCTCAAGATGTACAACCTAGCCGTCTGGAAAAAGCAAAAAGACTAATTTCCAGATTAGTGGATGAACTTGACAATGATAAGGTAGGTATGATTGTATTTGCAGGTGACGCTTTTACTCAGCTACCAATAACAAGCGACTATATTTCTGCTAAGATGTTTTTAGAGTCCATCAATCCTTCGTTGATTTCTAAACAGGGTACAGCTATCGGAGAAGCAATCAATTTAGCAGCTCGTAGTTTCACTCCACAAGAAGGGGTAGGACGTGCTATTATTGTTATTACTGACGGTGAAAATCATGAGGGTGGTGCAGTGGAAGCCGCTAAAGCTGCTGCAGAAAAAGGTATCCAAGTAAGTGTATTGGGAGTAGGTATGCCTGATGGTGCCCCCATTCTGGTAGAAGGAACGAATGATTATCGCCGCGACCGGGAAGGTAATGTGATTGTTACCCGTTTGAATGAGGCTATGTGTCAGGAAATTGCTAAGGAAGGAAAAGGTATATATGTACGAGTAGACAACTCTAATTCAGCCCAAAGAGCTATCAATCAAGAAGTGAACAAAATGGCGAAGTCTGATGTAGAGTCGAAAGTATATACAGAGTTTAACGAACAATTCCAAGCTATTGCATGGGTTATTCTACTATTGTTATTGGCAGAAATCTTAATTTTGGACCGCAAGAATCCTTTATTTAAGAACATTCACCTGTTTTCTAATAAGAAATAG
- a CDS encoding AAA family ATPase: MAESIDIRELNERIERQSAFVTNLTTGMDQIIVGQKHLVESLLIGLLSDGHVLLEGVPGLAKTLAIKTLASLIDAKYSRIQFTPDLLPADVIGTMVYSQKDESFKVQRGPIFANFVLADEINRAPAKVQSALLEAMQERQVTIGKETFTLPEPFLVLATQNPIEQEGTYPLPEAQVDRFMLKVVIDYPKLEEEKLIIRQNINGEKFSVKPILKADEIIEARKVVRQVYLDEKIERYIVDIVFATRFPEKYDLKELKDMIGFGGSPRASINLALAARTYAFIKRRGYVIPEDVRAVAHDVLRHRIGLTYEAEANNMTSDEIISKILNKVEVP, encoded by the coding sequence ATGGCTGAATCAATTGATATCCGCGAGCTAAATGAGCGGATTGAAAGACAAAGTGCTTTCGTTACCAATCTTACGACAGGGATGGACCAAATCATTGTTGGTCAGAAACATTTGGTTGAATCACTGCTTATCGGATTACTTTCCGATGGTCACGTTCTTTTGGAAGGTGTGCCTGGTTTGGCGAAGACTTTGGCTATTAAAACACTCGCTTCTCTGATTGATGCGAAGTATAGCCGTATCCAGTTTACGCCGGATTTATTGCCTGCCGACGTTATTGGTACAATGGTTTACAGTCAGAAAGATGAATCTTTTAAAGTGCAGCGAGGACCAATTTTCGCAAACTTTGTATTAGCAGATGAAATCAACCGTGCTCCTGCTAAAGTACAGAGTGCTTTACTGGAAGCAATGCAGGAACGTCAGGTTACTATTGGTAAAGAAACATTCACATTGCCGGAACCTTTCCTTGTACTGGCTACTCAGAACCCTATCGAACAAGAAGGTACTTACCCGCTTCCTGAAGCACAAGTTGACCGTTTCATGCTGAAAGTTGTCATTGATTATCCGAAGCTGGAAGAAGAAAAACTGATTATTCGCCAAAATATCAATGGTGAGAAGTTTAGTGTGAAGCCTATTCTCAAAGCGGACGAAATTATTGAAGCACGTAAAGTTGTTCGTCAAGTGTATTTGGATGAGAAGATTGAACGTTATATTGTAGATATTGTATTTGCAACCCGTTTTCCTGAAAAGTATGATCTCAAGGAACTGAAAGATATGATCGGATTCGGAGGTTCACCTCGTGCATCTATCAATCTGGCTTTGGCTGCTCGTACGTATGCATTTATCAAGCGTCGCGGTTACGTAATTCCGGAAGATGTACGCGCTGTAGCACATGATGTTCTCCGCCATCGTATTGGATTGACATACGAAGCTGAAGCTAATAATATGACTTCGGACGAAATCATCAGTAAGATTCTGAATAAGGTTGAAGTGCCCTAA
- a CDS encoding BatD family protein yields the protein MKKLIIILMALIAYSTQVLADKVSFTASAPDVVVVGDQFRLSYTVTTQKVKDFRAPSIKGFDVLMGPSRSQQSNTQIVNGNVTSSSSITFTYILMANNAGEYTIPGASIVADGDQMISNSVKIKVLPQDQGGNNGQSNSSSSSTHSSSSTGVSNQDLFITASASKTNVYEQEAFVLTYKIYTRESNLQLNNAKLPDFKGFHSQEIEMTTNARWTPEHYQGRNYYTTVYRQFVLFPQQSGKLYIDPAQFQMTVGKPVQSDDPFDAFFNGGSNVIEIKKSISTPKIAINVNPLPAGKPTDFSGGVGEFNISSSINNKELKTNDAITIKLVISGTGNLKLISNPEIKFPDDFEVYDPKVDNQVRLTREGLTGNKVIEYLAIPRHAGTYKIPGVSFSYFDIRSKSYKTLKTEEYVISVEKGTGNADQVIANFTNKEDLKVLGEDIRYIKQNEVTLQTKGSFFYGSMTYWLFYIIPALAFIIFFIIYRKQAAENANVAKMRTKKANKVAIKRMKLAGKLLSENKKDAFYDEVLKALWGYISDKLNIPVSRLSKDNIEEKLKNHGVNEELIKEFLNALNDCEFARFAPGDENQAMDKVYSSSIEVISKMENSIKH from the coding sequence ATGAAAAAACTGATTATTATATTGATGGCATTGATAGCATATAGCACTCAGGTGCTTGCTGATAAAGTGTCTTTTACTGCTTCTGCTCCTGATGTTGTGGTAGTGGGCGACCAATTCAGGCTGTCATATACTGTTACTACACAAAAAGTGAAAGATTTCCGGGCACCATCGATCAAAGGTTTTGATGTATTGATGGGACCAAGCCGTTCACAACAAAGTAATACTCAAATAGTGAATGGTAATGTTACATCTAGTAGTAGTATTACATTCACGTACATATTAATGGCAAATAATGCCGGAGAATACACAATACCCGGTGCCTCAATTGTTGCTGATGGTGATCAAATGATATCAAATTCAGTAAAAATTAAAGTATTGCCGCAAGATCAAGGTGGTAATAACGGGCAAAGTAACAGCAGTAGCTCTTCTACACATTCCTCATCTAGTACAGGGGTTTCTAACCAAGACTTATTTATTACAGCAAGTGCCAGTAAAACGAATGTGTACGAACAGGAAGCATTTGTCTTGACCTATAAAATATACACCAGAGAATCCAATTTACAACTAAATAATGCAAAGTTACCCGACTTTAAAGGCTTCCATTCTCAAGAAATTGAAATGACTACAAATGCGAGATGGACTCCAGAACATTATCAGGGACGTAATTACTATACGACAGTTTATCGCCAGTTCGTTCTCTTCCCGCAACAATCAGGAAAACTATATATTGATCCTGCTCAGTTCCAGATGACAGTCGGTAAACCTGTACAATCTGATGATCCTTTTGATGCTTTTTTTAATGGAGGAAGTAATGTCATTGAAATAAAAAAATCAATTTCCACCCCTAAAATAGCAATAAATGTAAATCCGCTTCCTGCAGGTAAACCGACAGATTTCTCCGGTGGAGTGGGAGAGTTCAATATTTCTTCATCTATCAACAACAAGGAACTGAAGACCAATGATGCTATTACTATTAAATTAGTAATATCCGGTACAGGTAACCTGAAGTTAATTTCTAATCCGGAAATTAAATTCCCAGATGATTTTGAAGTATACGATCCCAAAGTAGACAATCAAGTCAGATTAACCCGAGAAGGACTTACAGGTAATAAGGTTATCGAATATTTAGCAATTCCGAGACATGCTGGAACATATAAGATTCCAGGAGTATCTTTCAGCTATTTTGATATTCGCTCCAAATCTTATAAAACGCTGAAAACAGAAGAATATGTAATAAGCGTTGAGAAAGGTACGGGTAATGCAGATCAAGTAATTGCTAACTTCACTAATAAAGAGGATTTGAAAGTATTAGGTGAAGACATCCGTTACATCAAACAAAACGAAGTTACTCTCCAAACTAAAGGAAGTTTCTTTTATGGTTCAATGACATATTGGCTATTCTATATCATTCCGGCTCTTGCCTTCATTATTTTCTTTATAATTTATCGTAAACAAGCAGCTGAAAATGCAAACGTAGCTAAAATGCGTACGAAAAAAGCCAATAAAGTAGCAATAAAACGTATGAAGTTAGCTGGAAAATTACTCTCAGAAAATAAGAAAGATGCTTTCTATGATGAAGTTTTAAAGGCACTGTGGGGATATATAAGTGACAAACTGAATATTCCGGTATCTCGTTTATCTAAAGATAATATTGAAGAGAAGCTAAAAAATCATGGAGTAAATGAGGAACTGATTAAAGAATTCCTGAATGCATTGAATGATTGTGAATTTGCCCGCTTTGCTCCAGGTGATGAAAATCAAGCTATGGATAAAGTTTATTCTTCTTCAATAGAGGTAATAAGCAAAATGGAAAATTCAATAAAACATTAA
- a CDS encoding tetratricopeptide repeat protein, whose product MLKSKYILFAVFLLATAGVSAQKAERDYIRKGNRLFNDSVFVDAEVNYRKALEANPKSTVSMYNLGNTLSQQQKFQDAMEQYVSASKIEKDKMKLAHIYHNMGVLFQAGKDYEKAVDAYKMSLRNNPADHETRYNLALAQKMLKDQQNQQNQDQNQDQNKDQQKQDQKQDQNKDKQKDQKQDEKKDQQQPPKSEKKQDNQMSKENAEQLLNSVMQDEKDVQDKVKKQQKVMQGGRLEKDW is encoded by the coding sequence ATGTTAAAAAGTAAATATATTCTATTCGCTGTATTTCTGCTAGCGACAGCCGGTGTCTCGGCTCAGAAAGCAGAACGCGACTATATCCGTAAAGGAAACCGCCTGTTTAATGATAGTGTATTTGTTGACGCAGAGGTAAACTACCGGAAAGCTTTGGAAGCAAATCCCAAGTCTACAGTATCTATGTACAATTTGGGAAATACCCTTTCGCAACAGCAAAAGTTTCAGGATGCCATGGAACAATACGTATCAGCCAGCAAAATTGAAAAGGATAAAATGAAGCTCGCCCATATCTACCACAATATGGGAGTACTTTTCCAAGCTGGTAAAGATTATGAAAAGGCTGTAGATGCCTATAAAATGTCCCTGCGTAATAATCCTGCCGATCATGAAACCCGATACAATTTGGCTCTTGCACAGAAAATGTTGAAAGATCAACAAAATCAGCAGAATCAAGACCAAAATCAGGATCAGAATAAAGATCAACAAAAGCAAGATCAAAAACAAGACCAGAATAAAGACAAGCAGAAAGATCAGAAACAAGATGAAAAGAAAGATCAGCAGCAACCACCGAAGTCTGAAAAAAAACAAGATAACCAGATGTCAAAAGAGAATGCTGAACAATTGCTGAATTCTGTAATGCAGGATGAAAAAGATGTGCAAGACAAAGTGAAAAAGCAACAAAAAGTTATGCAAGGTGGTCGTTTAGAAAAAGATTGGTAA
- the tnpB gene encoding IS66 family insertion sequence element accessory protein TnpB (TnpB, as the term is used for proteins encoded by IS66 family insertion elements, is considered an accessory protein, since TnpC, encoded by a neighboring gene, is a DDE family transposase.) → MLGLSANLNYYLFNGNVDLRKGIFRLCESIREEMSLDPSDASNVYMFMSRNRKVVKILHYERGFYVLYEKRPVMGKFKKPVFDEVSKCYRIQWSDMAYLTESIVVDKMYVSSKD, encoded by the coding sequence ATGCTGGGACTGAGTGCTAACCTGAACTATTACCTGTTCAACGGTAATGTTGATCTGCGGAAAGGTATTTTCCGATTATGTGAGAGTATAAGGGAAGAGATGTCACTTGACCCGAGCGATGCCTCCAACGTCTATATGTTCATGTCCCGTAACCGGAAGGTTGTGAAGATACTTCATTATGAACGCGGTTTTTATGTGCTTTACGAGAAACGTCCTGTCATGGGAAAGTTCAAGAAACCGGTATTTGATGAGGTCTCCAAATGCTACCGGATACAATGGTCAGACATGGCCTATCTTACGGAAAGTATTGTAGTTGACAAGATGTATGTTAGTTCAAAAGATTAA